The stretch of DNA AATTGAACAGttgaaaataaatgattcaTAGTGATCGTACTGCCCCATGACGGactttccaaaatatattttcgtttGAAACACTGATTCAATTACATACATGCCTTACTGACTACTCTCTCTCCATGgtaaaatcatcatcataaagGGTAGGGGAGTTAGATGACAATCATACccataatatttataataaaggatcataatatttttctatagttACAACACAAACGGATAAAATGGCTAAACATATGttaattatttcataatatttaattttatttttctaataactgaccaatatatattttaataatttattttatcttatatttgaTCATGTAGAGCTGTTCTATACCATATAGGTATACAATATGATAATGAAGAAATCGAAATCATGACTCAAGAGGTGCAACatttaccataaaaaaaattgagaattgAGAATTGAAACATTTACCGTACAAAAATacctaaatataaaatctacacATTGAGAATTGAAACATTTACcatacaaaaacacataaaatctACACATTGAGACTTGAAACATTTACCATACAAAAACATGGCAGGCCTGCTTGTCATCAACGAATCAAAGTTAGGGACAAACGAGAGGcctcaaaatttgaaaatttttaaaacacaaaaagtttacaaaacaaagattaatGATGACGGGgtttagaaaatataagaaatataaaaagggTCAACTATATCGCATATCTCCACCAGACAAACTAATCAAGTTAGATGTTGACTGGTTTTCCCTCTACATCCCATAAATGCTGCGTTTgtgggtggtagcggttgctagcaattggaaccaatcacacaaaccgctccTAATCGCTCCCAAATActccaaaccactgaattctaaaagctgcttcccgcaagtGTTTGCGGTTGCGGACGATTgcggttgaattttttttttttttttttttttataaaaaacttaaaagaaatcaatgataatgaaatttttttgttatatcttctatctaaccattttactcattaatgATGAGAGAATAAAGTATGAATACGATTGCAGAggttataaaataaacaattagaagaaaataatattccaattaacaataacccggaaCTTGaagtaaatttaatggcacatcgcatataagttcaaaaaaatctaaataaatataatatttcatcagaaatttgaaaaaataagattatttgtgaaaaatattaaaacaaatcaccagtgactcttctcaactctcacttgaccATTCCTACCGATGAAACTACTTacccacgatctaagagaaaagagaaaagatctacgatttaaaacatatgttttgtcatttatcaaattatttgattaaatttttggtgaaaagccaaatgcataaaggaataagtatttcaatatgaaatttatttgttttttgaataattattttagtattttttaataaattttaattataaatcaagtttaataaaaaaattggtgtttttaaacatttatatattatatatcacatttattatgttctaACCGCTGTTGCATCCGGATCAACCAGTCATAAACCTCTCACAAACGCACCAATTTAGGCCCTTATTCGATGAGAAGAAAGAATTAAACTCCTTGCAGTAATTAACACCAATAGAAAggtaaatagaaaaaaacaaaaaaaactgaattggTCGAACGAATTCCAAATATATAGATCTGAAAAGAGGCAATTGAACAGGTATTTTACATAGAGAAGCGTCGATTAGGCAGGGCTAAACAAGAAGCGACGATTCGGGGAACAggtattatatatagatttcactCACAACATAACACAACCAAAGTAGCGGCGGTCCTAGCGGAAACAACCAGATTTGAGAGATATGGTAGTAGATTGGTCTAACTTACCGGAGGAGCTTCTCAACTGTATCGCCGTTCGATTGTTCTCCGTCGTCGAACTCAAACGCTTCCGTAGCATCTGCACATCTTGGCGGCGCTCAAGTGTGGACAACCCTATCCCGAGCCGCCGCCCTGTCATCCACTTCGATCCCATCGCCCCTAGCGAAACCCTACTACACGACGAGGACGAGGACGAGGTCTACCGATGCGATCCCGGTGCGTTCCTCTCACACATCGCCTTCTTCCGAGTCACTCTTTCCTCCTCCCCGAGCAAGGGCTGGATCATCAAATCCGATGTGGACATCATCAACTCCGGGAGAATCCGTTTCCTTCACCCTCTCTCGCATCATCCGTTGCGGTGTTATTCCGAGAGCCTCGATCTTTTGGAGTTCACTGTCTCCGAGATTAGAGAAGCCTATGTGGTTCTTGCCAAAGACAAGGGAAGAGTAACGGCTCCTGGATTCGAAAGAAGTGTTCTTGTCAAAATCAAGGAAGGAgaagatcatcatcatggtCATGGAGTTCTTGGTATCGGTTGGGATGGATATATCAACTACTGGAATGGAAATGTCTTGAGGAGACTCGAACAGTTGGGTGATGACTTCTCCGACATTATAGTTCACAAAGGGGTAACATATGTTTTGGATTCACAAGGCATTGTTTGGTGTATTAGTTCCGATCTTCAAATCTCTAGGTACCTAAGCACTTCTGTCGATGAAACTATCACTAATGACTGTTGGGGAGACATGAGATTTGTGGAAGGTTGTAATAAAGAGCTTTATGTTGTCGAGCGCCTCCCCAAAAAGAATCCCCGAAAGAGGAAAGCTGATCGCGCATTTAACTATTCCATGACGGACGGTTTCAAGGTTTACAAGATGGATGAGGAGTTATCAAAATGGATACAAGTTAAGACCTTGGGAGACAAGGCATTTATGTTGGCTCCCGATACTTGTTTCTCGGTTTTGGCTCATGAGTTTCACGGATGCCTTCAAAACTCTATTTACTTCACCGAAAATACATGGGCTAAGGTGTTCAAGCTAGACAATGATAGTGGGAGTATTATCACATCAAAGTCTTCCAAGACCTCTTTCCAAATGTTTTCTCCTAGCTTTCTCTGAATCTTGTTTAGGTGGTCAAAGCTACTTTCTTTATAATTTAAGAGTACCAATCAtctctaataataaaaaaaggtttacTTTTCATCTTCATTGACAAAGTAATGCAACATGTTTCTTCCTCTGACTCACATAGatgatattttagaaaatatttattgtattaattttttttattaaaaaactaaaatgatctttttactttatattttattataagtgGCACAATATTGAGtggtttatattttctatttctaccataaaataattataaattagtaaaaaaaaaaacttaactttttcttaatgtTGATGAAACTATTGAAACATCAATCTACGTAAGAACAACTAAAATATCTTCATTCTTTCGGTATCATAAGCTACTTTAAAGTAATTATAatctacttttaaaaaattgagaCTTAACATGTCAACTCCCAATTCATGAGACCCTAGTGAAATGATGCATCTTTTTGTATGAGTGATGTATGAAATGTCGGCCAATAAATAATCATGTTTAATAAATCTAGTACTAcagtatgttttattttgttaaatttaaaagagCCAAAACCACAGCTCTTTTGCCTCTTACAATTGTCGACGGTATGCCCTCGtgtatttaatttagttatacTATTTTTGGGATGTCAAAACTTAGTTTTCTGACGGTGAATTTAGTCATACTACTTGGTGATGTCAACCCATGTCTAAATATTCAAGTGATTATTTTGGTTGTGTACCGGTCCGTCTAACAATATGGAATAACAACTACTTTATGTACACATACGCATCGATTcgagtatatactatatattttattcatatacgCGTGTAGTGACAAAAATGCATAGGTTGTGGATTAATTTACGCTAGATGCTTTTGCTTTTGTCTCATCAATACATGAAGTAATGAACCCGTCCTACGATCTTCATCTTCCGGTTTTAAAAGAAACTTACTGACTATGCGCAACAAGACAATAAACATGATCTAAAACTACCATTTCGTAATAcctaatttcttttatattttgtaataaattttgctatttTATAAGTGGCTCGTTAATGAGacaatcttgtttgttttgttcatattaaacaaaaacatcaatcatTCAATGTgctaacaaaaatttatatcttaTCTTAACTTGAATTTATTAtgcaatttaaataaatgtttcCACTCTCTTTGAATCTTGTTAATTAAGCTTttgtacattaaaaaaaatgtgaaaataataTGATGAGAGGTTTGACTTTAAATGAACTACAAATTTAATGAGCCCTCTTCTTCCTTGAACGCAAAGGAAGTTTCTTCGTTGGAAAACGCTGTCTCCAattcacatctctctctctccctctttctctgtACATAACTTACgtataagtgtatatatattaacactATATTTCCTCTGTACCCTTCGATGGTCCTATGATCTTTAATCTCCATGGCCAAAAGTAAAGTCTCACGTGTCTTAGGGTTTCTTCTAtggatctctcttcttctcttcgtctcTAAAGGGTTATTTGTTAGTTTCAGCTCTATTTCTCCTCCGGTTATTACCTCGCCGCCTTTTTACTACCGGACGGGAAGAAGAGGTTTGGCGATGAAAGAGTTTGACTTCACACCGTTCTTGAAAGATCTTCACCGGAGTAATCAGCATCGGAAATTATCTCCGCCAGGAGGATCAGAGATCGACCCGAGATATGGAGTTGAGAAACGACTCGTCCCATCTGGTCCAAACCCTTTGCACCACTAATatatttgtcttcttattattttattttttccaaagataTAGTAAAAACAcgtatattattaattactagaaGATTAATTTATAAGACGAAAGCTAATATTCTTTCTTGGTACGTATATGTCTTGAAttatttgttctttctcttgtgaAATTGTTTCACTATTGGTGACTTGGTGTAATGATGAAATTTactcatctttttaaaaaaaaatatattgtaattaataataacatCATCAGTTGGATCATTGTACACATTTGTTTAAATTCATCGAACTGAAGGAGACCATATTAGTTTCTACATTTTAcagttgaaacttgaaaggtATCCAAAGATTCAACTTATAGTTTGTACACATTTATTGTGATTTCACATTAACAAAAGCTCAGTTAATTTAAGGGAAAGGAATTGAATTGGCTTCGTAGAGGTGATTGATCTGGAGGAGATGGAGATCGATATTAATAAAGTCACGTGAAGCGTTGACTTAATTAGTTTCCGTTTCCATAATTTGTGCAAACTTTTCTCCCAGGCAGACAACGATGAAATGAGTTCGTTCATGTGCTTTCTCATTTCGCAAACTACAAACTACAAACTACACTTCATTTATTATGTCCTCACTGAAGTTGAAACGAGACATTTATTAATcgctgtttttttaaaaaagagacaTCGGTTTAAATCGAACCATGCGGGTTTATCTCCGGTTTTCTGGTTATTTGGTTAAATCCTTAACCACAATCAAATCTTGCAAGTGTCCCGTCTCGGCTTCGTAGCCAAATCCTTTTCTCTTCAATTTTGCTATCGTGCAGAACGTTTGTTGGGGGTTTTGATGAATTTATGccgaaatttttgttttttcactgTTATCTCAGCGAcaaattttctgggtttttcaATTCTGAATCAAACCCTATATAATCTGTTGTGGGTAATAGGGCTTATACTTGATGAGAATATACTGAATCAGTCGTAGTGAAGAGAGATGGCGAGAAAAGCTAACAATAGTTTTTTCCTGGAAGAATGGTTAAGGACTGTGAGTGGAGGAGCTAGTGTCTCTGGTGGTGACTTGGTGAAGCAAAACTCTGCTCCATCAGCGAGGTCAATTATTCAAGCATGGTCTGAGATTCGCGAATCTCTTCAAAACCACAACTTTGATACACGTTACCTTCAAGCTTTGAGAGCTTTGGTTAGCTCTGAGTCCACTATCCATGTTGCGGATCCCCAAGCGAAGCTACTTATTTCTATACTAGCTTTACGAGAAGTATCTCTTCCTTCTGAGTCTTACACGCTTGTTCTTAGATTGCTCTATGTGTGGATTAGGAAAGCGTTTCGACCGTCTCAAGCTCTTGTTGGTTCTGCGGTTCAGGCTATTCGTGGTGTTGTTGATGATAGGCGTGATATCCAAGGAGCCTTTGTAGCGCAGAGCGTTTTGGTCTCTGGTGCGTTTGCGTGTGTTCCTTCTCTGTCAGGAGACGTGAAAGTCTTATGCTTGGAGTTGATGTGCAGGCTTTTGGAAGAAGAGTACTCATTGGTGGGATCTCAAGAAGAACTTGTTCCTGTAGTGCTTGCGGGAATTGGGTATGCTTTATCTTCTTCGTTGGATGTTCATTACGTCAGAGTATTGGATTTCTTGTTTGGCGTTTGGTTAGAAAGTGAGGGTCCTCGTGGCAGTGTCACTTATGGTCTTATGATTCTTCATTTGATCGAGTGGGTTGTGTCAGGTTACATGAGGTCTAATTATGTCAACAAGATCTCTCTTTTTACAAACGAGGTACTAGAGACTTCCAAGGAAAAGTATAATGTTCTTGCTGTCTTCATGGCGGCAGCTGGGGTACTGAGAGCTTCCTTGGCAGGATTCAGTCGTGCTGCACAGAGTTTTGAGATTTCTAAACTAAGAAATTCAGCTGAGAAGCGAGTAGAATTTGTAGCTCAACTTATAGTTTCTAATGTTAATGTTACACTGCCAGCTACTCAGAGAGAAGGTCCCCTTTTGAAGTACTTCGCTATAGCATTGGCTAGATGTGGGCCTGTTTCTTCATCTGCTCCTCTGCTTTTGTGTCTCGCTTCTGCATTGATAACTCAGGTATTTCCTTCAGGGCAGATATATGATTCATTTTGCAAAGCTTTTGGCAAAGATCCTATTGGACCAAGACTCATTTGGGTCAGGGAGCATCTTTCTGACGTTCTCTTCAAGGAATCAGGGGCCATAACTGGGGCTTTCTGCAATCAATATACATCAGCAAGTGAAGATAACAAGTATATTGTGGAGAATATGATTTGGGATTTCTGTCAAAATCTCTACTTACAGCACCGTCAAATTGCTCTGTTACTTCGTGGTATAGAAGATACATTGCTTGGAGACATAGAGGAAATTGCGGAATCATCTTTTCTTATGGTTGTCGTCTTTGCGCTAGCTGTTACGAAACAATGGCTAAAACCAATAGTGTCTAAACTAAGAAAGATGGAGACATCAGTCAAAATATTAGTTTCGTTCTCCTGTGTAGAGTATTTCAGGCATATTCGTTTACCTGAATACATGGAGACAATTAGAGAGGTGATTTCATGTGTCCAGGAGAATGATGCTGCTTGTGTATCATTTGTAGACTCTATTCCTGCCTATGATAGCTTGACTAATCCGAAAGGTTTGAGAAATCAATTGTTTCTGCAATTTCCATAGTCATAATTTTCTGTAGGCTGGTACATTAGTAAGATTTGgaataattttttgttctttctgcaGACTTGTTTACACAGCGGATAGAATATGAATGGTCAAGAGATGATGTGCAGACATCTCGAATATTGTTTTATCTTCGCGTAATCCCAACTTGCATTGGACGGTTATCTGCTTCTGCCTTCAGGAGAGTTGTTGCATCAACCATGTTTTTGTATCCTATGGAAAAGATCGGTCGATATGTCTTATACCCTGTTATGTTTAACTACGAGTACCATCATTTTTATTCCTTAACAATCCTGTGGCTAGATATATTGGACATCCTAACAGAAAAGTGGCGCGAGCATCTCATACTTTATTGGTAGCATTTCTCTCTTCAGCGAGAGAGTCAGAGGAGGACGAAAGAAACCAACTCAAAGAACACCTTATTTTCTATTACATGCAACGATC from Camelina sativa cultivar DH55 chromosome 9, Cs, whole genome shotgun sequence encodes:
- the LOC104713020 gene encoding probable F-box protein At1g65740, encoding MVVDWSNLPEELLNCIAVRLFSVVELKRFRSICTSWRRSSVDNPIPSRRPVIHFDPIAPSETLLHDEDEDEVYRCDPGAFLSHIAFFRVTLSSSPSKGWIIKSDVDIINSGRIRFLHPLSHHPLRCYSESLDLLEFTVSEIREAYVVLAKDKGRVTAPGFERSVLVKIKEGEDHHHGHGVLGIGWDGYINYWNGNVLRRLEQLGDDFSDIIVHKGVTYVLDSQGIVWCISSDLQISRYLSTSVDETITNDCWGDMRFVEGCNKELYVVERLPKKNPRKRKADRAFNYSMTDGFKVYKMDEELSKWIQVKTLGDKAFMLAPDTCFSVLAHEFHGCLQNSIYFTENTWAKVFKLDNDSGSIITSKSSKTSFQMFSPSFL
- the LOC104713021 gene encoding CLAVATA3/ESR (CLE)-related protein 13-like, with the translated sequence MAKSKVSRVLGFLLWISLLLFVSKGLFVSFSSISPPVITSPPFYYRTGRRGLAMKEFDFTPFLKDLHRSNQHRKLSPPGGSEIDPRYGVEKRLVPSGPNPLHH
- the LOC104713022 gene encoding uncharacterized protein LOC104713022, translated to MARKANNSFFLEEWLRTVSGGASVSGGDLVKQNSAPSARSIIQAWSEIRESLQNHNFDTRYLQALRALVSSESTIHVADPQAKLLISILALREVSLPSESYTLVLRLLYVWIRKAFRPSQALVGSAVQAIRGVVDDRRDIQGAFVAQSVLVSGAFACVPSLSGDVKVLCLELMCRLLEEEYSLVGSQEELVPVVLAGIGYALSSSLDVHYVRVLDFLFGVWLESEGPRGSVTYGLMILHLIEWVVSGYMRSNYVNKISLFTNEVLETSKEKYNVLAVFMAAAGVLRASLAGFSRAAQSFEISKLRNSAEKRVEFVAQLIVSNVNVTLPATQREGPLLKYFAIALARCGPVSSSAPLLLCLASALITQVFPSGQIYDSFCKAFGKDPIGPRLIWVREHLSDVLFKESGAITGAFCNQYTSASEDNKYIVENMIWDFCQNLYLQHRQIALLLRGIEDTLLGDIEEIAESSFLMVVVFALAVTKQWLKPIVSKLRKMETSVKILVSFSCVEYFRHIRLPEYMETIREVISCVQENDAACVSFVDSIPAYDSLTNPKDLFTQRIEYEWSRDDVQTSRILFYLRVIPTCIGRLSASAFRRVVASTMFLYIGHPNRKVARASHTLLVAFLSSARESEEDERNQLKEHLIFYYMQRSLEVYPEITPFEGLASGVATLVRHLPAGSPAIFYSIHSLVEKASTFSSDSLKGRKSDPGNQIFELLLRLVSLVDIQVLPYLMKSLAQLIIKLPKERQNMVLGELYGQVAESDDVIRKPSLVSWLQSLNYLCSNNRAEGSASGSTIDTSNQLAARL